A single region of the Rhodococcus sp. W8901 genome encodes:
- a CDS encoding GtrA family protein: protein MSPRIRAYGSPTLVPVSGTPHAHEPHVPLPVEIPVTESIADDAPDLKTQIVRFVLTGGLSAVVDFGLYVLMLALGLQRDVAKAISFVAGTTTAYLINRRWTFKAEPSRARFVAVVVLYGVTFGVQVGLNAVMNNVFPDEWWRVPLAFVIAQGTATVINFVVQRAVIFKIR from the coding sequence ATGTCACCACGGATCCGCGCGTACGGTTCGCCTACGCTCGTTCCCGTGTCCGGAACCCCCCACGCCCACGAACCGCACGTCCCGCTGCCGGTCGAGATCCCCGTCACCGAGTCCATCGCCGACGACGCGCCGGACCTGAAGACGCAGATCGTGCGCTTCGTGCTGACCGGTGGCCTGTCCGCCGTCGTCGACTTCGGGCTGTACGTGCTGATGCTCGCACTGGGGCTGCAGCGTGACGTCGCGAAGGCCATCAGCTTCGTCGCCGGCACCACCACCGCGTACCTCATCAATCGTCGTTGGACGTTCAAGGCCGAGCCGAGTCGGGCCCGCTTCGTCGCCGTCGTGGTGCTGTACGGCGTGACTTTCGGTGTGCAGGTGGGCCTCAACGCGGTGATGAACAACGTGTTCCCGGACGAATGGTGGCGCGTGCCGCTGGCATTCGTGATCGCGCAGGGCACCGCGACGGTCATCAACTTCGTGGTCCAGCGCGCGGTGATCTTCAAGATCCGCTGA
- the rfbA gene encoding glucose-1-phosphate thymidylyltransferase RfbA: MRGIILAGGTGSRLHPITLGVSKQLVPVYDKPMIYYPLSTLMLAGIRDILIITTPGDADQFRNLLGDGSRFGISLSYQVQHEPNGLAQAFVLGADHIRSDSVALVLGDNIFYGPGLGTTLTRFHDVKGGAVFGYWVSDPGAYGVIEFDDSGTAISLEEKPAAPRSNYAVPGLYFYDNDVVAIARDLTPSARGEYEITDVNRTYLEAGRLQVEVLPRGTAWLDTGTFDSLLDASNYVRTIEQRQGLKIGVPEEVAWRRGFISDDELRERAQPLVKSGYGTYLLGLLDRGREW; this comes from the coding sequence ATGCGCGGAATCATTCTGGCTGGTGGCACGGGCAGCCGGCTGCACCCGATCACGCTGGGCGTGAGCAAGCAGCTGGTGCCCGTCTACGACAAGCCGATGATCTACTACCCGCTCTCGACGCTGATGCTGGCCGGGATCCGCGACATCCTGATCATCACCACCCCCGGCGATGCCGACCAGTTCCGCAACCTGCTGGGCGACGGCTCCCGGTTCGGCATCTCGCTGAGCTACCAGGTGCAACACGAACCGAACGGTCTCGCCCAGGCGTTCGTGCTGGGCGCGGACCACATCCGTTCGGATTCGGTTGCGCTCGTCCTCGGCGACAACATCTTCTACGGCCCTGGCCTGGGCACCACGCTCACCCGATTCCACGACGTCAAGGGCGGCGCGGTGTTCGGGTACTGGGTGTCGGATCCCGGCGCGTACGGCGTCATCGAGTTCGACGACTCGGGCACCGCGATCTCGCTGGAGGAGAAGCCGGCGGCGCCGCGGTCCAACTACGCGGTGCCGGGGTTGTACTTCTACGACAACGACGTCGTCGCCATCGCGCGGGACCTGACGCCGTCGGCGCGCGGCGAGTACGAGATCACCGACGTCAACCGCACCTATCTCGAGGCCGGACGCCTGCAGGTGGAGGTGCTGCCGCGGGGCACCGCGTGGCTCGACACCGGCACGTTCGATTCACTGCTCGACGCGTCGAACTACGTGCGCACCATCGAGCAGCGGCAGGGCCTCAAGATCGGCGTTCCGGAGGAGGTGGCGTGGCGGCGCGGCTTCATCTCGGACGACGAACTGCGCGAGCGCGCGCAGCCGCTGGTCAAGTCCGGGTACGGCACGTACCTGCTGGGACTGCTCGACCGCGGCAGAGAATGGTGA
- a CDS encoding S1C family serine protease — MRATRVRRASAAVAVLVAAGLALLAIPLEHGTIDASPPATTSVVAPAPPPAVPLAPQELSARVVPTIVTVTTHSALGTTAGTGIVLHPADSAAIVLTNHHVIDGGTDIAATSMHDMRRYPAEVVGYDSSRDLAVLRLPGGNALPTAALGSAHSARVGDPVTAIGNAEGGGVPVPAPGAVTRLGVTVTTRNSTDGSRNQLSGLIEVDADVRPGDSGGPLVNAFGEVIGVSSAGNAVERDVPQAPAPKSYAIPIDSAMELVDQVLTGRPSDTVHIGPTPMLGVSVRDHRDAMSNTPAGAEVTLVSFRSPAEVAGLARGDVIVEFDGVPVRAAADLTIRMNALHPGDPVQLQWIDATGAPRSGSLVLQEGPPR; from the coding sequence ATGAGAGCGACGAGGGTGCGCCGCGCCAGTGCTGCCGTTGCAGTGCTCGTGGCCGCAGGCCTCGCGCTCCTGGCCATACCTCTCGAACACGGCACAATCGACGCGTCACCGCCGGCGACGACGTCGGTCGTGGCACCGGCTCCCCCGCCGGCCGTTCCGCTTGCCCCACAGGAACTCTCGGCCCGCGTCGTTCCCACGATCGTCACCGTCACGACCCACTCGGCGCTCGGTACGACGGCGGGGACCGGAATCGTCCTGCACCCGGCCGATTCCGCGGCGATCGTGCTCACCAACCATCACGTCATCGACGGCGGCACCGACATCGCCGCGACCAGCATGCACGACATGCGCCGGTATCCCGCCGAGGTCGTCGGCTACGACAGCTCCCGCGATCTCGCGGTGCTCCGACTGCCCGGCGGCAACGCCCTGCCGACCGCGGCGCTGGGGTCGGCGCACTCGGCGCGTGTCGGCGATCCGGTGACCGCGATCGGGAACGCGGAGGGCGGCGGGGTGCCGGTGCCGGCACCCGGCGCCGTCACCCGGCTCGGCGTCACGGTCACCACCCGCAACTCCACCGACGGCTCCCGCAATCAGCTGTCGGGGCTGATCGAGGTGGACGCCGACGTCCGGCCCGGCGACTCGGGCGGCCCGCTGGTGAACGCGTTCGGCGAGGTGATCGGGGTCAGCAGCGCCGGGAACGCCGTCGAACGTGACGTGCCGCAGGCGCCCGCGCCGAAGTCGTACGCGATCCCGATCGACTCGGCGATGGAGCTGGTGGACCAGGTGCTGACCGGCCGGCCGTCGGACACCGTCCACATCGGCCCCACCCCGATGCTCGGGGTCAGTGTCCGCGACCACCGCGACGCGATGTCGAACACGCCGGCGGGTGCGGAGGTGACGCTCGTCAGCTTTCGCAGCCCGGCCGAGGTTGCCGGACTCGCACGCGGCGACGTGATCGTCGAATTCGACGGCGTACCCGTCCGCGCCGCCGCCGACCTCACGATCCGGATGAACGCCCTCCACCCGGGTGACCCCGTCCAGCTGCAGTGGATCGACGCCACCGGCGCCCCGCGATCGGGGTCGCTGGTGTTGCAGGAGGGCCCGCCGCGCTGA
- a CDS encoding decaprenylphospho-beta-D-erythro-pentofuranosid-2-ulose 2-reductase — protein MINAVGNPQTLLLLGGTSEIGLAICEEYLKKAPLRVILAALPNDPGRDGAVAQMKAAGATQVDVIDFDALDTESHPKVIDQAWAGGDVDVAIVAFALDGDAEELWQNQRKAVLIANVNYTAAVSVGVLVGEKMKTQGFGRIIAMSSVAGERVKRANFVYGSTKAGLDGFYLGLGEALAPFGPKVTVVRPGMVRTQFSAHVKEAPLTVNKEDVAALAVAASDKGKEIVWTPGPWRFVMMGLRHVPRAIFRKLPI, from the coding sequence GTGATCAACGCCGTCGGTAACCCCCAGACCCTGCTGCTCCTCGGCGGCACGTCCGAGATCGGTCTGGCGATCTGCGAGGAATACCTGAAGAAGGCGCCGCTGCGCGTGATTCTCGCTGCGCTGCCGAACGATCCGGGCCGCGACGGCGCCGTCGCGCAGATGAAGGCCGCGGGCGCCACCCAGGTCGACGTCATCGACTTCGACGCCCTCGACACCGAGAGCCACCCCAAGGTCATCGACCAGGCGTGGGCCGGTGGCGACGTGGACGTCGCTATCGTCGCGTTCGCGCTCGACGGCGACGCCGAGGAACTGTGGCAGAACCAGCGCAAGGCCGTACTGATCGCGAACGTCAACTACACCGCCGCGGTCTCCGTCGGCGTGCTGGTCGGCGAGAAGATGAAGACGCAGGGCTTCGGCCGCATCATCGCGATGTCGTCGGTAGCCGGTGAGCGCGTCAAGCGCGCCAACTTCGTCTACGGCTCCACCAAGGCCGGCCTCGACGGCTTCTACCTCGGCCTCGGCGAGGCCCTGGCGCCGTTCGGCCCCAAGGTCACCGTCGTCCGCCCGGGCATGGTGCGCACCCAGTTCAGCGCGCACGTCAAGGAAGCCCCGCTGACGGTGAACAAGGAAGACGTCGCCGCGCTCGCGGTGGCGGCGTCCGACAAGGGCAAGGAAATCGTCTGGACGCCGGGACCCTGGCGCTTCGTCATGATGGGGCTGCGGCACGTGCCGCGCGCGATCTTCCGCAAGCTGCCCATCTAG
- a CDS encoding pentapeptide repeat-containing protein produces MVAAAVAAVSLGTATGQAAADPVAGSPPCSPVRVEGLLANVTNAVAPGLELPLPCQDAVGVGVVGPAEVQAGVIGSAVVAGLGSLGLLGASSIDWNNIGPDNTGSFNLGWANTGSNNVGSANTGSGNVGSANTGSGNVGSANTGSGNLGSANTGSFTYGSLKTGIGSLAAGSLGIGTLS; encoded by the coding sequence ATGGTTGCAGCCGCCGTCGCGGCGGTGAGTCTGGGCACGGCAACGGGTCAGGCCGCGGCCGACCCCGTCGCCGGTTCCCCACCGTGCTCGCCGGTCCGGGTGGAAGGTCTGCTGGCCAACGTCACCAATGCGGTGGCGCCGGGCCTCGAGCTGCCGCTGCCGTGCCAGGACGCGGTCGGAGTCGGCGTCGTCGGCCCCGCCGAGGTGCAGGCCGGGGTGATCGGTTCGGCCGTCGTCGCCGGACTCGGCAGTCTCGGACTGCTCGGCGCGAGCAGCATCGACTGGAACAACATCGGCCCCGACAACACCGGTTCCTTCAACCTGGGATGGGCCAACACCGGATCGAACAATGTCGGGTCGGCCAACACCGGGTCGGGCAACGTCGGGTCCGCGAACACCGGTTCCGGCAACGTCGGTTCGGCCAACACCGGTTCCGGGAACCTCGGGTCTGCGAACACCGGGTCCTTCACCTACGGCTCGCTCAAGACCGGGATCGGTTCGCTGGCCGCCGGCTCGCTCGGTATCGGCACGCTCAGCTGA
- a CDS encoding LLM class F420-dependent oxidoreductase yields the protein MRYGISLFTSDRGITPAAAAQAVEECGFDAFYVPEHTHIPVNRESNHPGTGTEALPDDRYMRTLDPWVALGTAASVTSRIRLGTSVALPLEHDPITLAKTIASLDHLSGGRVTFGVGYGWNAEELADHGVDPKKRRTALREYLEAMQALWTQEEASYDGQFVSFGPSWAWPKPIQQPRPPVLVGAGASEKTFAWIARSADGWITTPIEQDIEDNVTLLRKIWADAGRSGQPEIIVLAGKPDAEKLARWQDLGVSEALFGMPDSSEEEVRAYLQRLAGKLAIG from the coding sequence GTGCGCTACGGCATCAGCCTGTTCACCAGTGACCGAGGAATCACCCCCGCGGCCGCCGCGCAGGCAGTGGAGGAATGCGGCTTCGACGCGTTCTACGTGCCCGAACACACGCACATTCCGGTGAATCGCGAGTCGAACCACCCCGGTACCGGCACCGAGGCCCTGCCCGACGATCGCTACATGCGCACCCTCGACCCGTGGGTCGCGCTCGGCACCGCCGCATCGGTGACATCGCGGATCCGGCTCGGCACGTCGGTGGCGCTGCCGCTCGAGCACGACCCCATCACGCTCGCCAAGACCATCGCGTCCCTCGATCACCTGTCGGGTGGGCGCGTCACGTTCGGCGTCGGCTACGGCTGGAACGCCGAGGAACTCGCCGACCACGGTGTCGACCCCAAGAAGCGTCGGACCGCGCTGCGCGAATACCTCGAGGCGATGCAGGCGCTGTGGACGCAGGAGGAGGCGTCGTACGACGGGCAGTTCGTGAGCTTCGGGCCGAGCTGGGCGTGGCCCAAGCCGATCCAGCAGCCGCGGCCGCCCGTCCTCGTCGGCGCCGGGGCGTCGGAGAAGACGTTCGCGTGGATCGCCCGCTCCGCCGATGGCTGGATCACCACGCCGATCGAGCAGGACATCGAGGACAACGTCACGCTGCTGCGCAAGATCTGGGCCGACGCCGGCCGTTCCGGGCAGCCCGAGATCATCGTCCTCGCCGGCAAGCCGGATGCCGAGAAGCTGGCCCGCTGGCAGGATCTCGGCGTCAGCGAGGCACTGTTCGGGATGCCCGACAGCTCCGAGGAGGAGGTCCGCGCGTACCTGCAGCGCCTGGCCGGCAAGCTCGCCATCGGCTGA
- the rfbB gene encoding dTDP-glucose 4,6-dehydratase — MRLLVTGGAGFIGTNFVHQTVAERPDVRVTVLDALTYAGNKASLDAVADRIEFVHGDIADAEVVNRLVADSDAVVHFAAESHNDNSLADPWPFVRTNVVGTFTLLQAVRDHDVRYHHISTDEVYGDLELGDPARFTESTAYNPSSPYSSTKASSDMLVRAWARSFGIRATLSNCSNNYGPFQHVEKFIPRQITNLLDGVRPKLYGQGRNVRDWIHVDDHNRAVWDVLERGRLGETYLIGADGEVDNRTVIAMLLELFGRPADDFDFVPDRPGHDLRYAIDSTRLRTELGWEPRYRDFRSGLEATVQWYRDHPEWWRPAKETTEAGYARTGQ; from the coding sequence ATGAGGCTGCTCGTCACCGGTGGCGCCGGATTCATCGGCACCAACTTCGTCCACCAGACCGTCGCGGAACGACCCGATGTCCGCGTCACGGTCCTCGACGCGCTGACGTATGCCGGAAACAAGGCCTCGCTGGACGCGGTCGCCGACCGGATCGAGTTCGTGCACGGCGACATCGCCGACGCGGAGGTCGTGAACCGCCTGGTCGCCGACTCCGACGCCGTGGTCCACTTCGCCGCCGAGTCGCACAACGACAACTCGCTCGCCGACCCGTGGCCGTTCGTCCGCACCAACGTCGTCGGCACGTTCACGCTGCTGCAGGCCGTCCGTGACCACGACGTCCGCTACCACCACATCTCCACCGACGAGGTGTACGGCGACCTCGAACTGGGCGATCCGGCCCGGTTCACCGAGTCCACCGCCTACAACCCGTCGAGCCCGTACTCGTCGACCAAGGCGTCGAGCGACATGCTGGTGCGGGCGTGGGCGCGCTCGTTCGGGATCCGGGCGACGCTGTCGAACTGCTCCAACAACTACGGCCCGTTCCAGCACGTGGAGAAGTTCATCCCGCGGCAGATCACCAACCTGCTCGACGGCGTCCGCCCCAAGCTGTACGGGCAGGGTCGCAACGTCCGCGACTGGATCCACGTCGACGATCACAACCGTGCGGTGTGGGACGTCCTCGAGCGCGGCCGACTGGGGGAGACGTACCTGATCGGCGCGGACGGCGAGGTCGACAACCGCACCGTGATCGCGATGCTGCTGGAGCTTTTCGGGCGACCTGCTGACGACTTCGATTTCGTCCCCGACCGGCCCGGTCACGACCTGCGGTACGCGATCGACTCGACACGCCTGCGCACCGAACTCGGCTGGGAGCCGCGCTACCGGGACTTCCGCAGCGGCCTCGAGGCCACCGTGCAGTGGTACCGGGACCATCCCGAGTGGTGGCGTCCGGCCAAGGAAACGACCGAGGCCGGATACGCGCGCACCGGGCAGTAG
- a CDS encoding superoxide dismutase → MTVYSLPDLPYDYAALEPHISGKIMELHHDKHHAAYVAGANTALDKLAELREADALAPVVNLHEKNLAFHLGGHTNHSVFWNNLSPDGGDKPEGELAAAIDDQFGSFDAFRSHFSANANAIQGSGWSILAWDSIGQRLIIVQLYDQQGNISIGLTPLLMLDMWEHAFYLDYQNVKGDYVNAFWNIVNWNDVATRFAAARTQTAGLIVPA, encoded by the coding sequence ATGACCGTTTACTCGCTGCCCGATCTCCCCTACGACTACGCCGCCCTCGAGCCGCACATCTCCGGCAAGATCATGGAGCTGCACCACGACAAGCACCACGCCGCCTACGTCGCCGGCGCCAACACCGCCCTCGACAAGCTCGCCGAGCTCCGCGAGGCCGACGCCCTCGCCCCCGTGGTCAACCTGCACGAGAAGAACCTCGCCTTCCACCTCGGCGGCCACACCAACCACAGCGTGTTCTGGAACAACCTGAGCCCGGACGGCGGCGACAAGCCCGAAGGCGAACTCGCCGCAGCCATCGACGACCAGTTCGGCAGCTTCGACGCCTTCCGCAGCCACTTCTCCGCCAACGCCAACGCCATCCAGGGCTCCGGCTGGTCCATCCTCGCCTGGGACTCCATCGGCCAGCGCCTGATCATCGTCCAGCTCTACGACCAGCAGGGCAACATCTCCATCGGCCTGACCCCCCTACTCATGCTCGACATGTGGGAACACGCCTTCTACCTCGACTACCAGAACGTCAAGGGCGACTACGTCAACGCCTTCTGGAACATCGTCAACTGGAACGACGTCGCCACCCGCTTCGCCGCCGCCCGCACCCAGACCGCCGGACTCATCGTCCCCGCCTGA
- a CDS encoding FAD-binding oxidoreductase, with translation MSTPAEETAHEPLPTQTRTLTGWGRTAPTTAQVLSTPDVEVIAKAVAQVAEQNESKPAHLRRGVIARGLGRSYGDPAQNAGGLVVDMNALKRIHNIDSNTHLVTLDAGVSLDQLMRAALPFGLWVPVLPGTRQVTIGGAIASDIHGKNHHSAGSFGNHVRSMDLLTADGQIRTLTPAGRNAKLFWATVGGMGLTGIILKATIEMTPTETAYFIADSRRTADLDETIALHSDGSEENYDYSSAWFDAISPEPKLGRAAVSRGSLAKLDQLPAKLQKDPLKFDAPTLLTLPDVFPNGLANKFNFSVIGELYYRKTKNADNQIQNLTQFYHPLDLFGEWNRGYGSNGFLQYQFVVPPEAVGEFKQIIRDIQSSGHHSFLNVFKLFGEGNKAPLSFPMAGWNICVDFRIKPGLNEFVTELDKRVLEFGGRLYTAKDSRTTAETFHAMYPRINEWIKVRRSVDPTGVFASDMSRRLELQ, from the coding sequence ATGTCCACGCCAGCAGAAGAGACGGCTCACGAGCCCCTCCCCACGCAGACCCGCACCCTCACCGGTTGGGGGCGCACCGCGCCCACCACGGCACAGGTGCTGTCCACGCCCGACGTCGAGGTGATCGCCAAGGCGGTCGCCCAGGTGGCGGAGCAGAACGAGTCCAAGCCCGCACACCTGCGGCGAGGCGTCATCGCGCGCGGCCTGGGCCGCTCGTACGGCGACCCGGCGCAGAACGCCGGTGGACTCGTCGTCGACATGAACGCCCTGAAGCGAATCCACAACATCGACTCCAACACCCACCTGGTGACGCTGGATGCCGGTGTGAGCCTGGATCAGCTGATGCGCGCCGCACTGCCGTTCGGCCTGTGGGTTCCGGTGCTTCCGGGCACCCGCCAGGTCACGATCGGCGGCGCAATCGCGTCGGACATCCACGGCAAGAACCATCACAGCGCCGGTAGCTTCGGCAATCACGTGCGCTCGATGGATCTACTGACCGCCGACGGCCAGATCCGCACGCTCACCCCGGCCGGCCGGAACGCGAAGCTGTTCTGGGCCACCGTCGGCGGCATGGGCCTGACGGGCATCATCCTCAAGGCGACCATCGAGATGACGCCGACGGAGACCGCGTACTTCATCGCGGACAGCCGTCGCACAGCCGACCTCGACGAGACCATCGCCCTGCACAGCGACGGCAGCGAGGAGAACTACGACTACTCGAGCGCCTGGTTCGACGCGATCTCGCCGGAGCCGAAGCTGGGCCGGGCCGCGGTCTCTCGGGGCAGTCTCGCCAAGCTGGATCAGCTGCCCGCGAAGCTGCAGAAGGATCCGCTCAAGTTCGACGCTCCGACGCTGCTGACGCTGCCGGACGTCTTCCCCAACGGCCTCGCGAACAAGTTCAACTTCTCGGTGATCGGCGAGCTGTACTACCGGAAGACGAAGAACGCGGACAACCAGATCCAGAATCTGACGCAGTTCTACCACCCGCTGGATCTGTTCGGTGAGTGGAACCGCGGCTACGGCTCCAACGGTTTCCTGCAGTACCAGTTCGTGGTGCCGCCGGAGGCCGTGGGCGAGTTCAAGCAGATCATCCGCGACATCCAGTCGTCGGGACACCACTCGTTCCTCAACGTGTTCAAGCTGTTCGGCGAGGGCAACAAGGCGCCGCTGAGCTTCCCGATGGCCGGGTGGAACATCTGCGTGGACTTCCGGATCAAGCCGGGCCTGAACGAGTTCGTGACCGAACTCGACAAGCGTGTGCTCGAGTTCGGCGGGCGGCTGTACACCGCGAAGGACTCGCGGACCACGGCCGAGACGTTCCACGCCATGTACCCCCGGATCAACGAGTGGATCAAGGTCCGCCGATCCGTCGACCCCACAGGCGTTTTCGCCTCCGACATGTCCAGAAGGTTGGAACTGCAGTGA
- a CDS encoding MFS transporter, whose translation MQESTTCGPGERSATSSAAAGQDVDRRTLRKAITGSAMGNATEWFDYGVYATTATYLTQNFFPGHLGSIGTMLGFAISFVLRPLGGMIWGPLGDRLGRKAVLATTILLMSGATALIAAIPSYASIGIAAPLLLILLRVVQGFSTGGEYGGAATFMAECAPDDKRGRYGSFLEFGTLGGFAAGTAVVMLCELMISDDDMAAWGWRIPFLIALPLGLVGWYLRSKLDESPVFNEVDAQGDSQDSILGGLADLLKNYWRPILILTGMVVALNVVNYTLLTYQPTYLESTLGLSTQSTTIIVLVGELVMMACIPFFGRWSDTLGRKPMWWASLIGLFVAAVPMYWLMAQGFVWALIAFAVLGLLYLPQLATISATFPAMFPTQVRYAGFAIGYNVSTALFGGTAPLVNDAVIHATGWNLFPAIYMMGACVIGLVSVAFLRETAGVSLRGTSIPGEAEEEAKPEPASA comes from the coding sequence ATGCAGGAATCGACGACGTGCGGTCCCGGAGAACGGTCGGCTACGAGCTCCGCCGCTGCCGGCCAGGACGTGGATCGCCGTACGTTGCGCAAAGCCATCACTGGCTCGGCGATGGGCAACGCGACGGAGTGGTTCGACTACGGCGTGTACGCCACTACCGCCACGTATCTGACCCAGAATTTCTTTCCCGGGCATCTCGGCTCGATCGGGACGATGCTCGGATTCGCGATCTCGTTCGTCCTCCGCCCGCTGGGCGGCATGATCTGGGGCCCGCTCGGCGACCGGTTGGGACGAAAAGCGGTGCTGGCGACCACAATTCTGCTCATGTCGGGTGCAACGGCGCTGATCGCAGCGATCCCGTCGTACGCGTCGATCGGCATCGCTGCTCCGCTTCTGCTGATCCTCCTGCGTGTGGTGCAGGGCTTCTCCACCGGCGGCGAGTACGGCGGCGCCGCCACCTTCATGGCCGAGTGCGCGCCCGACGACAAGCGCGGCCGGTACGGCAGCTTCCTCGAGTTCGGAACCCTCGGTGGATTCGCCGCCGGTACCGCCGTCGTGATGCTGTGCGAGCTGATGATCTCGGACGACGACATGGCGGCGTGGGGCTGGCGGATCCCGTTCCTCATCGCCCTGCCGCTCGGCCTGGTCGGGTGGTATCTGCGCAGCAAACTCGACGAATCGCCCGTGTTCAACGAGGTGGACGCGCAGGGCGACAGCCAGGACTCGATCCTGGGCGGGCTCGCCGACCTGCTGAAGAACTACTGGCGGCCGATCCTGATCCTGACCGGCATGGTCGTCGCGTTGAACGTGGTCAACTACACCCTGCTGACCTACCAGCCGACCTACCTGGAGTCGACGCTGGGTCTGAGCACGCAGTCGACCACGATCATCGTCCTGGTCGGCGAACTGGTCATGATGGCGTGCATTCCGTTCTTCGGCCGCTGGTCGGACACGCTTGGACGCAAGCCGATGTGGTGGGCGTCGCTGATCGGACTGTTCGTGGCCGCCGTGCCGATGTACTGGCTGATGGCGCAGGGATTCGTGTGGGCGCTCATCGCCTTCGCGGTCCTCGGCCTGCTGTACCTGCCGCAGTTGGCGACGATCTCCGCGACGTTCCCGGCGATGTTCCCCACGCAGGTCCGCTACGCCGGATTCGCGATCGGCTACAACGTCTCGACGGCGCTGTTCGGCGGCACGGCCCCGCTCGTCAACGACGCCGTCATCCACGCGACCGGCTGGAACCTCTTCCCAGCGATCTACATGATGGGTGCCTGCGTCATCGGTCTCGTCTCGGTCGCCTTCCTCCGCGAGACGGCCGGCGTCTCTCTCCGCGGCACCTCCATCCCCGGCGAGGCGGAGGAGGAGGCGAAGCCGGAACCGGCGTCGGCGTGA
- a CDS encoding dTDP-4-dehydrorhamnose 3,5-epimerase family protein encodes MDYRELKVPGAWEITPRQFGDHRGVFLEWFKEPGFTGFSAAIGRTLDLQQANCSVSAAGVLRGIHFADVPPGQAKYVTCVKGAVLDVVVDLRVGSPTFGQWDSVLLDDVDRRALFVSEGLGHAFLSLEDDSTVIYLCSSGYNPEREHEVSPLDPGIGIEWPGVGRDGTPLQWTLSDKDLAAPTLLQARDSGLLPVYREGSD; translated from the coding sequence ATGGATTATCGGGAGTTGAAGGTTCCGGGGGCGTGGGAGATCACGCCCCGACAGTTCGGCGATCACCGCGGGGTGTTCCTCGAATGGTTCAAGGAGCCGGGCTTCACCGGTTTTTCCGCGGCGATCGGCCGGACGCTGGACCTGCAGCAGGCGAACTGCTCGGTGTCCGCCGCGGGCGTGCTGCGCGGCATCCACTTCGCCGACGTCCCGCCCGGTCAGGCCAAGTACGTCACGTGTGTCAAGGGCGCGGTCCTCGACGTCGTGGTGGATCTGCGGGTCGGGTCGCCGACGTTCGGGCAGTGGGATTCGGTGCTGCTCGACGACGTCGACCGTCGCGCGCTCTTCGTCTCCGAGGGCCTCGGGCACGCGTTCCTGTCGCTCGAGGACGACTCGACGGTGATCTACCTGTGCTCGTCCGGCTACAACCCCGAGCGCGAGCACGAGGTGAGCCCGCTGGACCCCGGCATCGGCATCGAGTGGCCGGGCGTCGGACGCGACGGCACACCGCTGCAGTGGACGCTGTCCGACAAGGATCTCGCCGCGCCGACACTGCTGCAGGCCCGCGATTCCGGTCTGCTTCCGGTGTACCGGGAGGGAAGCGACTGA